The stretch of DNA GCCGAGCTGTTTGCCATGCCGTCTTCGACCAAGACTCGCCGAATCCTGTCTTGTTCGAAAGGCACTTGTCAGCGGATGGGGGTTATTCCTACAGGAACCGGTACCGGTTTGAGCCACTGGTTCACTGCCAGGGTTGGCCCGCAAGACTGATTCTATGGTTCGCGGTCTACCCCCTCGTCGGCAGGCCGGCCCGAAGGAAGGAATCCCCCCACGTCGGGGAGAATCTAACCGGGGCAAACCCGGGCGGGCTCCGAGCCCGGGATTGCTTTGGGGAGGGAACGATCAAGACATTGGACAGCGCGAGCAAGCCGATGGACACCAAGGAACTCTTGAAGGCCCTGTCTGAGGGCATCGGGGTCTCCGGCTACGAGGGACCGGTCGGCCGGCTGGTGGCCGACGCCTTCCGGCCGCTATGCGACGAAATCCGCTTCGACAAGCTCGGCAATTGCATTTGCCTTCGGCGGGGCGAGCCCGCCGGCCGTGGCGAGCCGGGCTCCCGCCAACCGGGCTCCCGCGGCGGCGCGAGACGGTCGGTCGCCGCCGCCCCGGCTCCCAGGGTCATGCTGGCCGGCCACATGGACGAGGTCGGGCTGATGGTGACCAAGCATGAAGGGCGCGGCTTTGTGCGTTTCACCGACGTCGACGGGGTCGACCAACGGACCCTGCCGGGTCAGGAAGTCACCATTCACGGGCGACGGGACGTCCCCGGGGTCATCGGCCTCAAGCCGCCCCACCTGATCCGGCCGGCCGAGGCCCACAAAGCCCTGAAGATGGAGGACCTCTGCATCGACACGGGTCTGGCCGACGACGAGGCCAGGCGGGTGATCAGCGTGGGCGACGTGGTCACCCTCAAGCGCCGCTTCCTCGAACTTCAGAACGGATACGTCGC from Bacillota bacterium encodes:
- a CDS encoding M42 family metallopeptidase, which translates into the protein MDTKELLKALSEGIGVSGYEGPVGRLVADAFRPLCDEIRFDKLGNCICLRRGEPAGRGEPGSRQPGSRGGARRSVAAAPAPRVMLAGHMDEVGLMVTKHEGRGFVRFTDVDGVDQRTLPGQEVTIHGRRDVPGVIGLKPPHLIRPAEAHKALKMEDLCIDTGLADDEARRVISVGDVVTLKRRFLELQNGYVAGKAFDDRAGVAVMYEALLQLAKLRHEADVYAVATVQEETGMRGATTSAYGIVPDIGVAIDVTFGDMPGIEEYRTLPLDRGPSLAAGGNIHPRILEAMLGAAEAAGIPIQMEALPGPTGTDAWAMQVTRSGIPTALVSIPLRSMHTTVETAAMGDIRRAGRLLALFIASVDRSFVEGLRW